The following are from one region of the Polaribacter marinaquae genome:
- a CDS encoding NAD(P)/FAD-dependent oxidoreductase — translation MKKSISIIGSGPSALFLAAFLDLEKYDVTIYEKNKTAGRKFLVAGKGGFNLTHSESLEKFTEKYTPTNFQKESITNFTNQNFRDWLLKIGIPTYIGSSKRVYPKEGIKPIEVLNNILKYLKNKGVQLKFSHCFSTWDNGNNIIINDKQIKSDFTVFALGGASWKVTGSDGKWLDVFQSKGIKTVPFEASNCAFKINWESEFLKKNEGKPLKNIEIYCDSKKQKGEVVITKFGLEGNGIYGLSPQIRNQLNANHKAIIYIDFKPIFDLEKVSFKIKNALSKNTTQILKKELKLNSAVIDLLKNNLSKEDYLNSDVLSKKIKKFPLEIVATNSLDKAISSVGGICLTAINKHGELNVLKNQFCIGEMLNWDAPTGGYLIQGCVSNGVSLANYLNKLSS, via the coding sequence ATGAAAAAGTCGATTTCGATAATTGGTAGCGGACCATCAGCTTTATTTTTAGCTGCTTTTTTAGATCTAGAAAAATACGATGTTACTATTTACGAAAAAAATAAAACAGCTGGCAGAAAGTTTTTAGTTGCTGGTAAAGGCGGTTTTAATTTAACACATTCAGAATCCTTAGAAAAATTTACAGAAAAATATACACCAACCAATTTTCAAAAAGAATCAATTACAAATTTTACAAATCAAAACTTTAGAGATTGGTTATTAAAAATAGGAATTCCAACTTATATTGGAAGTAGCAAAAGAGTATATCCAAAAGAAGGTATTAAACCGATAGAAGTTCTAAATAATATTTTAAAATATTTAAAAAACAAAGGAGTTCAATTGAAGTTCAGTCATTGTTTTTCGACTTGGGATAATGGAAACAACATCATAATTAATGATAAACAAATAAAATCTGATTTTACCGTTTTTGCTTTAGGAGGTGCGAGTTGGAAGGTTACAGGTTCGGATGGAAAATGGCTTGATGTATTTCAATCCAAAGGAATTAAAACAGTACCGTTTGAAGCTTCAAATTGTGCTTTTAAAATTAATTGGGAATCAGAGTTTTTGAAAAAAAATGAAGGGAAACCACTTAAAAATATCGAAATTTATTGTGATTCAAAAAAACAAAAGGGTGAAGTAGTAATTACAAAGTTTGGCTTAGAAGGAAACGGAATCTATGGCTTAAGTCCGCAAATTAGAAACCAATTAAACGCTAACCATAAAGCAATAATTTATATTGATTTTAAACCGATTTTTGATCTAGAAAAAGTAAGCTTTAAAATTAAAAATGCTCTTTCTAAAAACACTACTCAAATTTTAAAAAAAGAATTAAAATTAAACAGCGCAGTAATCGATTTATTAAAAAACAACCTAAGTAAAGAAGACTATTTAAACTCTGATGTTCTTTCAAAAAAAATTAAAAAATTCCCATTAGAAATAGTAGCTACAAACTCTTTAGACAAAGCCATTTCTTCTGTTGGTGGCATTTGTTTAACCGCTATTAATAAACACGGAGAATTAAACGTCTTAAAAAATCAATTTTGTATCGGCGAAATGCTAAATTGGGATGCACCAACAGGCGGTTATTTAATTCAAGGTTGTGTTAGCAATGGAGTTTCTTTAGCTAATTACTTAAATAAATTGAGCTCTTAA
- a CDS encoding sodium:solute symporter: protein MKPEYIILLIVAYFTVLILISYITGKSADNKTFFKANNSSPWYLVAFGMIGASLSGVTFISVPGWVEGQNMSYFQMVLGYIVGYAVIGLVLLPLYYKLNLTSIYTYLEDRFGKSSYKTGASFFLLSRTIGAAFRLFLVANVLQLLLFDSYGVPFWVTVSITILLIWLYTFKGGIKTIVWTDTLQTLFMLIAVGVCIYTISDEMEIGNLFAYIADNELSKTFFFEDVNAGNYFWKRFLAGAFISIVMTGLDQDMMQKNLTCRNLKDAQKNMFWFTIVLVIVNFFFLALGVLLTDYAKSNGIDAHKDELFPIIATKGSLGLATAIFFLLGLIAAAYSSADSALTSLTTSFSIDILEIDKEKDKAKQEKTRKKIHILFSLILIATILVFKYFIADASVIAKIFTFANYTYGPLLGLYAFGLFTDIKVKDKMVPLICLASPFLTYLVNYLSLEYFNFDFDFSLLILNGFITFLGLYFFKKK, encoded by the coding sequence ATGAAACCCGAATATATCATCTTATTAATTGTTGCATATTTTACTGTTTTAATTCTTATTTCTTACATCACAGGTAAATCTGCAGACAATAAAACCTTTTTTAAAGCAAATAATTCATCACCTTGGTATTTGGTCGCTTTTGGTATGATAGGCGCATCACTTTCTGGTGTTACATTTATTTCTGTTCCGGGTTGGGTAGAAGGTCAAAACATGAGTTATTTTCAAATGGTTTTGGGCTATATTGTTGGTTATGCTGTTATTGGTTTGGTTTTATTACCATTGTACTACAAGTTAAACCTAACCTCTATTTACACTTATTTAGAAGATCGATTTGGTAAAAGCTCATACAAAACCGGTGCTAGTTTTTTTTTGTTATCTAGAACTATTGGTGCCGCTTTTAGACTTTTTTTAGTTGCTAATGTTTTACAATTGTTGTTGTTTGATAGTTATGGCGTTCCGTTTTGGGTTACAGTTTCAATCACCATACTTTTAATATGGTTGTACACCTTTAAAGGAGGTATAAAAACAATTGTATGGACAGATACATTACAAACTTTATTTATGTTAATAGCAGTTGGTGTATGTATTTATACGATTTCTGATGAAATGGAAATTGGTAATCTTTTTGCATATATAGCAGATAACGAACTTTCTAAAACTTTCTTTTTTGAAGATGTAAATGCAGGTAATTATTTCTGGAAACGATTTTTAGCAGGTGCTTTTATCTCTATAGTTATGACAGGTTTAGACCAAGATATGATGCAAAAAAACTTAACCTGCAGAAACCTAAAAGATGCTCAAAAAAACATGTTTTGGTTTACAATTGTACTTGTTATCGTTAACTTTTTCTTTTTAGCATTAGGTGTTTTACTTACAGATTATGCAAAATCTAACGGAATTGACGCACACAAAGACGAGCTTTTTCCTATAATTGCAACTAAAGGTTCTTTAGGTTTAGCAACTGCAATCTTTTTCCTTTTAGGTTTAATTGCCGCGGCATACTCTAGCGCAGATTCTGCTCTAACATCTTTAACAACTTCTTTTAGCATTGATATTTTAGAAATTGACAAAGAAAAAGACAAAGCAAAACAAGAAAAAACCAGAAAAAAAATACACATACTTTTTTCTTTAATTTTAATAGCAACCATTTTAGTTTTTAAATATTTTATTGCTGATGCAAGTGTTATTGCTAAAATATTTACGTTTGCAAACTATACTTATGGCCCATTATTAGGCTTATATGCCTTTGGTCTTTTTACAGACATTAAAGTAAAAGATAAAATGGTGCCACTTATTTGTTTAGCTTCTCCTTTTCTAACCTATTTGGTTAATTATTTATCCTTAGAATATTTTAATTTTGATTTTGATTTTTCTCTATTAATCTTAAACGGATTTATAACTTTCTTAGGTTTGTACTTTTTTAAGAAAAAATAA